A single Thermoleophilia bacterium DNA region contains:
- the prmC gene encoding peptide chain release factor N(5)-glutamine methyltransferase, with protein MTNSPRHWRRRTGASSSPPRGEGEALNVAESLRAAAQRLRAGGSRSPRLDAELLLATALGVDRTALFRAPEVELGVEQAVRFEGYLRRREAHEPVAYIRGVRTFRTLDLEVTPAVLIPRPETETLVDVALEFVAATTDSAVPEPQILDVGTGSGCVALALAAENPTVRVLAVDVDEEALAVARRNAAHHGLTARVSFMRSDLFAALPSDRRFDVIVSNPPYIPAAEYDALEPNVRDYEPRLALYGGGDGLDVYRLLIPAAAARLRPGGGLAVEVGWGEADAVAALFSATGRFPAVQRRNDLGGLARVVFARRVDAGSSSMSSRAQEPSAESPCGEA; from the coding sequence TTGACGAATTCACCGAGGCATTGGCGGCGGAGGACCGGCGCAAGCAGCTCGCCGCCGCGGGGGGAGGGTGAGGCACTGAACGTCGCCGAGTCGTTGCGCGCTGCGGCGCAGCGTCTCCGCGCCGGCGGTTCGCGTTCACCGCGTTTGGACGCCGAACTCCTGCTGGCGACGGCACTGGGCGTCGATCGCACGGCGCTCTTTCGGGCGCCTGAAGTGGAGCTCGGTGTCGAGCAGGCCGTGCGTTTCGAGGGGTATCTGCGACGTCGTGAGGCGCATGAGCCCGTCGCCTACATTCGCGGAGTGCGCACCTTCCGTACGCTGGATCTCGAGGTGACGCCGGCGGTGCTCATCCCCAGGCCAGAGACGGAGACGCTGGTCGATGTCGCGCTCGAGTTTGTCGCTGCGACAACCGACTCGGCGGTGCCGGAGCCGCAGATACTTGATGTCGGGACCGGCTCCGGCTGTGTGGCTCTGGCGCTGGCGGCCGAGAATCCGACCGTACGCGTGCTCGCGGTCGACGTCGACGAGGAGGCGCTGGCCGTGGCCCGCCGCAACGCGGCCCACCACGGCCTCACCGCACGCGTCAGCTTCATGCGCAGCGATCTGTTTGCGGCCCTTCCGTCTGACCGACGCTTCGATGTGATCGTCAGCAATCCACCGTACATCCCGGCGGCGGAGTACGACGCTCTCGAGCCGAACGTGCGCGACTACGAGCCGCGCCTCGCCCTGTACGGCGGCGGCGACGGCCTCGACGTCTACAGGCTTCTGATTCCGGCTGCCGCCGCCCGCCTGCGTCCCGGCGGCGGTCTCGCGGTGGAAGTCGGCTGGGGCGAGGCGGACGCGGTGGCCGCGCTGTTCTCCGCCACAGGTCGGTTCCCGGCCGTGCAGCGACGAAACGATCTCGGCGGATTGGCCCGCGTTGTGTTCGCACGTCGTGTCGATGCAGGCTCGTCCTCCATGTCTTCTCGCGCCCAGGAACCGAGTGCCGAGTCTCCATGTGGGGAGGCCTAG
- the prfA gene encoding peptide chain release factor 1, giving the protein MAAIENLIEEIERSFHDLNAQLADPELLADRGRFADAARKHAELQPAYELTRRYREAQQTVTDAEALLGDTSTDAEMRAFAQEELVVGRHALDELSEEIRVRMVTRDPNDAKDVIIEIRAGTGGDEASLFAADLTRMYTRYAQAKGFAVEMLSANENDDGGYKEITLEVRGQGAYSTLKYESGVHRVQRVPATEAAGRIHTSTATVAVLPEAEEIEIEIHPNDLQIDVFRARGPGGQSVNTTDSAVRVTHLPTGLVVSCQDEKSQLQNKERALRILRARLYEAERERQDAEQASARRSMVGSGDRSQKIRTYNFQQNRVSDHRIGLTSHRLAEVLEGELDEFTEALAAEDRRKQLAAAGGG; this is encoded by the coding sequence ATGGCCGCTATCGAGAACCTCATCGAAGAAATCGAGCGCTCGTTCCACGACCTCAACGCGCAGCTTGCCGATCCCGAACTTCTCGCCGACCGCGGGCGCTTCGCCGATGCGGCGCGCAAGCACGCCGAACTGCAGCCGGCGTACGAACTCACGCGCCGGTATCGTGAGGCGCAGCAGACGGTCACCGATGCCGAAGCCCTTCTCGGTGATACGTCGACGGACGCGGAGATGCGCGCCTTCGCTCAAGAAGAGCTGGTCGTGGGACGTCACGCCCTCGACGAACTGAGTGAGGAGATTCGCGTGCGCATGGTGACGCGTGATCCCAACGACGCCAAGGACGTGATCATCGAGATTCGCGCCGGCACCGGGGGCGACGAGGCGTCGCTGTTCGCCGCCGACCTGACGCGCATGTACACACGCTACGCCCAGGCCAAGGGCTTTGCGGTCGAGATGCTGAGCGCCAACGAGAACGACGACGGCGGCTACAAAGAGATCACTCTCGAGGTGCGCGGCCAAGGCGCGTATTCGACGCTCAAGTACGAGAGCGGCGTGCACCGCGTCCAGCGGGTCCCGGCCACGGAGGCCGCGGGCCGCATCCACACGTCGACCGCCACGGTCGCGGTGCTGCCCGAGGCGGAGGAAATCGAGATCGAGATTCACCCAAACGATCTCCAGATCGACGTGTTCCGGGCGCGTGGACCGGGAGGGCAGAGCGTCAACACCACCGATTCGGCCGTTCGCGTGACGCATCTACCGACCGGGCTCGTGGTGAGCTGTCAGGATGAGAAGAGCCAACTGCAGAACAAGGAGCGCGCCCTCCGGATTCTCAGGGCGCGCCTCTACGAGGCCGAGCGCGAGCGGCAAGACGCGGAACAGGCGTCGGCGCGGCGCAGTATGGTCGGCAGCGGCGATCGGTCGCAGAAGATCCGCACCTACAACTTCCAGCAGAACCGCGTCAGCGATCATCGCATCGGCCTTACCAGCCACCGCTTGGCCGAGGTGCTCGAGGGCGAGCTTGACGAATTCACCGAGGCATTGGCGGCGGAGGACCGGCGCAAGCAGCTCGCCGCCGCGGGGGGAGGGTGA
- a CDS encoding DUF1385 domain-containing protein gives MRGLALLPLLAVSLLEARRAQVGGQAVLEGVMMRGVSNWSVAVRRPDDTIALHAFPLVSWMKAYPILKLPVIRGVAALGESLVLGMRALSISANESLGEEEAEFTKKEMGITLVIAISAAIGLFFLLPLFLTGLLKSHIGDGMVFWLVEGLVRVVIFVGYIVAVTQLRDLRRVFEYHGAEHMSIHALEHDEELIPENVQKYTTLHLRCGTSFLLVVMVVSILVFAIVQWPAWYLLILSRIVLVPLIAGISYEIIKFAGRHEGSAVVRAIMAPGLALQWLTTRKPDRAQVEVAIAALEKIIELEPQDKPPEKGVEVMA, from the coding sequence GTGAGAGGCCTCGCACTACTCCCTCTGCTGGCCGTCTCGCTGCTCGAGGCGCGCCGCGCTCAGGTCGGCGGCCAAGCGGTACTCGAGGGCGTCATGATGCGCGGCGTCAGCAACTGGTCCGTTGCCGTGCGGCGACCCGACGACACGATCGCGCTGCATGCCTTCCCTCTTGTGAGCTGGATGAAGGCGTATCCGATTCTCAAGCTCCCGGTGATACGCGGTGTCGCCGCGCTCGGCGAGTCGCTGGTCCTAGGCATGCGCGCACTGTCGATCTCGGCGAACGAGTCTCTCGGCGAAGAGGAAGCCGAGTTCACGAAGAAGGAGATGGGGATAACGCTCGTCATCGCCATTTCGGCGGCGATCGGGCTCTTCTTCCTCCTCCCGCTCTTTCTCACCGGTCTGCTCAAGTCGCACATCGGCGACGGCATGGTCTTCTGGCTCGTTGAGGGCCTCGTCCGTGTGGTCATCTTCGTCGGCTACATCGTCGCCGTTACTCAGCTCAGGGACCTTCGCCGCGTCTTCGAGTACCACGGTGCCGAGCACATGAGCATCCACGCGCTCGAGCACGACGAGGAACTCATCCCCGAGAACGTTCAGAAGTACACGACGCTGCATCTGCGTTGCGGTACCTCGTTTCTCCTCGTCGTGATGGTCGTGAGTATCCTCGTCTTCGCCATCGTGCAGTGGCCGGCCTGGTATCTCCTGATCCTCAGTCGCATTGTGCTCGTGCCGCTCATCGCCGGCATCAGCTACGAGATCATCAAGTTTGCCGGGCGCCACGAGGGCAGTGCCGTCGTGCGCGCGATCATGGCGCCCGGGTTGGCTCTGCAGTGGCTCACGACTCGCAAGCCAGACAGAGCCCAGGTCGAGGTAGCGATCGCGGCTCTGGAGAAGATCATCGAGCTCGAGCCACAGGACAAGCCGCCGGAGAAGGGCGTCGAGGTCATGGCGTAG
- the thyX gene encoding FAD-dependent thymidylate synthase: protein MSARLSVTLLQYTPDPDRAVAIAGRLCYAPVSAAELQQEMSDADVAKLVRILVRSGHHSALEHASFTFAIDGVSRACTHQIVRHRLASYNQQSQRYVNFGQRDSFVVPPSIGANPEAERVFLAAMEQARGAYDKLVELGLAEGRTRESVQEDARFVLPNAAETKIVVTMNARELRHFFQVRCCRRAQWEINDLAWRMRSMVRAVSPGLFEGTGPNCLYGECGEGKMTCGRPYRPQDVDTPVTVAG from the coding sequence CGCCTCAGCGTCACGCTCCTGCAGTACACTCCAGACCCGGATCGGGCGGTCGCCATCGCCGGCCGGCTCTGCTATGCACCGGTGTCGGCGGCCGAGCTTCAGCAGGAGATGAGCGACGCGGACGTCGCCAAGCTCGTGCGTATCCTGGTGCGCTCCGGGCACCACTCCGCCCTTGAGCACGCGTCGTTCACCTTCGCCATCGACGGCGTGAGTCGAGCCTGCACGCACCAGATCGTGCGCCACCGTCTCGCGAGCTACAACCAGCAGTCACAGCGATACGTGAACTTCGGGCAGCGCGACAGTTTCGTCGTGCCGCCGAGTATCGGCGCCAATCCGGAGGCCGAGAGAGTCTTCCTGGCGGCCATGGAGCAGGCGCGCGGCGCGTACGACAAGCTGGTCGAGCTCGGCCTTGCCGAAGGTCGCACGCGCGAGAGTGTTCAGGAAGACGCGCGGTTTGTTCTGCCCAACGCCGCCGAGACCAAGATCGTGGTGACGATGAACGCGCGCGAGCTCCGTCACTTCTTCCAGGTGCGCTGCTGCCGGCGTGCTCAGTGGGAGATCAACGACCTCGCGTGGCGCATGCGCAGCATGGTTCGCGCGGTGTCGCCCGGCTTGTTCGAGGGCACCGGGCCAAATTGCCTGTACGGCGAGTGTGGCGAGGGCAAGATGACGTGCGGCCGGCCGTATCGCCCGCAAGACGTCGACACTCCCGTCACGGTTGCAGGGTGA
- a CDS encoding glycine--tRNA ligase subunit alpha translates to MSAHAGGEDARKYTSTFQSAIRRLQAFWEEQGCVVVQPYHTEVGAGTFNPATFLRCLDAKPWRAAYVEPCMRPADGRYGENPYRLGHYYQYQVVIKPSPPNIQDLYLQSLVALGIDLREHDVRFVEDNWEGPTLGAWGLGWEVWIDGMEATQFTYFQQLGGFDLDPITVELTYGLERLVMYLQGVDNVFDLVWSQWEEDGKTVTITYGDVYQENERQFSHYNFEVADTEMLYRHFREYEAEAERCLQARLPLPAYDHVLKCSHAFNMLDARGVISVTDRTMHIGRVRDLARKTADMYLEVAAEREADDGATDAGEEAGR, encoded by the coding sequence ATGAGCGCGCACGCAGGCGGGGAGGACGCCCGCAAATACACGTCCACGTTCCAGTCGGCCATCCGTCGTTTGCAGGCTTTTTGGGAAGAGCAGGGGTGCGTCGTCGTACAGCCGTACCACACGGAGGTCGGCGCCGGCACGTTCAATCCCGCAACGTTTCTGCGCTGTCTCGACGCAAAGCCCTGGAGAGCGGCATACGTCGAGCCCTGCATGCGACCGGCGGACGGACGATACGGCGAGAATCCCTATCGACTCGGCCACTATTACCAGTACCAAGTCGTGATCAAGCCGTCGCCGCCGAACATCCAAGATCTCTACCTGCAGTCGTTGGTGGCGCTCGGGATCGATCTTCGCGAGCACGACGTGCGCTTCGTCGAAGACAACTGGGAGGGACCGACGCTGGGTGCCTGGGGTTTGGGCTGGGAGGTCTGGATCGACGGCATGGAGGCGACACAGTTCACGTACTTCCAGCAGCTCGGCGGTTTCGACCTCGATCCCATCACGGTTGAGCTCACGTACGGTCTCGAGCGTCTGGTGATGTATCTGCAGGGCGTCGACAACGTCTTCGACCTCGTCTGGTCGCAGTGGGAAGAAGACGGCAAGACCGTGACCATCACGTACGGCGACGTGTATCAGGAGAACGAGCGCCAGTTCAGCCACTACAACTTCGAGGTCGCCGACACCGAGATGCTGTATCGCCACTTCCGCGAGTACGAGGCCGAGGCCGAGCGCTGTCTGCAGGCTCGGCTGCCGCTGCCCGCCTACGATCACGTGTTGAAGTGTAGTCACGCCTTCAACATGCTCGATGCACGCGGCGTCATCAGCGTGACCGACCGCACCATGCACATCGGCCGCGTCCGCGACCTGGCGCGCAAGACCGCCGACATGTACCTTGAGGTGGCTGCCGAACGCGAAGCCGACGACGGCGCGACCGATGCCGGCGAGGAGGCGGGTCGATGA
- the recO gene encoding DNA repair protein RecO, with translation MPPQVKARVVVLASRPLGEADRILRLYTRELGRVDAVVKGVRKTNSRWGGRLEPFNVCDLVLHHGRSLYTVTQAQTVDVFPRLLSDRDCLIAASVACEAVAGLVAMHEPEERVFALLRNALTTIDRGFAGSALEAPLLLGVLLKLLYAAGYMPILEHCAACGGGERGLGFSAAQGGLVCRDCLGDAVPVTAAAVVLMREVLERPLSELATVEPQPAAAEGLRHLHNLYQYHTGTRLRALHFARAADHQYTAPRALGPDG, from the coding sequence GTGCCTCCCCAGGTGAAGGCGCGCGTCGTCGTGCTCGCGTCGCGTCCGCTGGGCGAGGCCGATCGTATCCTGCGTCTCTATACGCGCGAGCTGGGGCGCGTGGATGCGGTCGTCAAGGGTGTGCGCAAGACCAACTCCAGGTGGGGTGGCCGTCTGGAGCCGTTCAACGTGTGTGACCTGGTGCTCCACCACGGCCGTTCTCTGTATACCGTTACGCAGGCTCAGACCGTGGACGTGTTTCCGCGGCTCTTGAGCGACCGTGACTGCCTTATCGCAGCCTCCGTCGCTTGTGAGGCCGTTGCCGGGCTGGTGGCGATGCATGAGCCGGAGGAACGCGTCTTCGCTCTCCTGCGCAATGCGCTGACGACGATCGATCGCGGCTTCGCCGGGTCGGCCCTGGAGGCGCCTCTGCTTCTCGGCGTCCTGCTCAAGCTGCTCTACGCCGCCGGCTACATGCCGATTCTCGAACACTGCGCTGCTTGTGGGGGTGGCGAGCGCGGCCTCGGCTTCTCTGCCGCCCAGGGCGGCCTCGTCTGTCGCGACTGCCTTGGCGATGCCGTGCCCGTGACTGCGGCCGCCGTCGTCTTGATGCGTGAGGTGCTCGAGCGGCCGCTCTCGGAACTGGCAACGGTGGAGCCGCAGCCCGCTGCCGCCGAGGGGCTGCGTCATCTTCACAATCTCTACCAGTACCACACCGGAACACGTTTGCGGGCGCTGCACTTTGCCCGCGCCGCCGACCACCAGTACACGGCGCCGCGGGCACTGGGGCCGGACGGGTAA